A portion of the Carya illinoinensis cultivar Pawnee chromosome 11, C.illinoinensisPawnee_v1, whole genome shotgun sequence genome contains these proteins:
- the LOC122281682 gene encoding 40S ribosomal protein S8-like has translation MGISRDSMHKRRATGGKKKAWRKKRKYELGRQPANTKLSSNKTVRRIRVRGGNVKWRALRLDTGNYSWGSEAVTRKTRILDVVYNASNNELVRTQTLVKSAIVQVDAAPFKQWYLQHYGVDIGRKKKTLASTKKESEEGDAAAATATEEVKKSNHVQRKLEKRQQNRKLDAHIEEQFGSGRLLACISSRPGQCGRADGYILEGKELEFYMKKIQRKKGKGAGAA, from the exons ATGG GTATTTCTCGTGATTCCATGCACAAGAGACGTGCCACTGGAGGCAAGAAGAAGGCTTGGAGGAAGAAGCGCAA atatgagcTCGGAAGGCAACCTGCAAACACAAAGCTATCAAGCAACAAGACAGTTAGGAGGATTAGGGTTCGAGGTGGGAATGTGAAGTGGCGTGCTCTGAGGCTTGACACTGGAAACTACTCATGGGGGAGTGAGGCTGTGACCCGGAAAACCCGTATTCTTGATGTGGTCTACAATGCATCCAACAATGAGCTGGTTCGTACTCAGACTCTGGTAAAAAGTGCTATTGTTCAGGTTGATGCAGCGCCATTCAAGCAGTGGTATCTTCAGCATTATGGAGTTGATATTGGTCGCAAGAAGAAAACTTTGGCTTCCACCAAGAAAGAAAGCGAG GAGGGtgatgctgctgctgctactgcCACTGAGGAGGTGAAGAAGAGCAACCATGTCCAGAGAAAGCTGGAGAAGAGGCAACAGAATCGCAAGCTTGATGCACACATTGAAGAGCAATTTGGTAGTGGTCGTTTGTTGGCTTGTATCTCATCAAGACCTGGTCAGTGTGGCCGTGCTGATGG ATATATCTTGGAAGGTAAAGAGCTTGAGTTCTACATGAAGAAGATCCAGAGAAAGAAGGGCAAGGGAGCTGGAGCTGCCTAA
- the LOC122281681 gene encoding 40S ribosomal protein S8-like — translation MGISRDSMHKRRATGGKKKAWRKKRKYELGRQPANTKLSSNKTVRRIRVRGGNVKWRALRLDTGNYSWGSEAVTRKTRILDVVYNASNNELVRTQTLVKSAIVQVDAAPFKQWYLQHYGVDIGRKKKTLASTKKESEEGDAAAATATEEVKKSNHVQRKLEKRQQNRKLDAHIEEQFGSGRLLACISSRPGQCGRADGYILEGKELEFYMKKIQRKKGKGAGAA, via the exons ATGG GTATATCTCGTGATTCCATGCACAAGAGACGTGCCACTGGAGGCAAGAAGAAGGCTTGGAGGAAGAAGCGCAA atatgagcTCGGAAGGCAACCTGCAAACACAAAGCTATCAAGCAACAAGACAGTTAGGAGGATTAGGGTTCGAGGTGGGAATGTGAAGTGGCGTGCTCTGAGGCTTGACACTGGAAACTACTCATGGGGGAGTGAGGCTGTGACCCGGAAAACCCGTATTCTTGATGTGGTCTACAATGCATCCAACAATGAGCTGGTTCGTACTCAGACTCTGGTAAAAAGTGCTATTGTTCAGGTTGATGCAGCGCCATTCAAGCAGTGGTATCTTCAGCATTATGGAGTTGATATTGGTCGCAAGAAGAAAACTTTGGCTTCCACCAAGAAAGAAAGCGAG GAGGGtgatgctgctgctgctactgcCACTGAGGAGGTGAAGAAGAGCAACCATGTCCAGAGAAAGCTGGAGAAGCGGCAACAGAATCGCAAGCTTGATGCACACATTGAAGAGCAATTTGGTAGTGGTCGTTTGTTGGCTTGTATCTCATCAAGACCTGGTCAGTGTGGCCGTGCTGATGG ATATATCTTGGAAGGTAAAGAGCTTGAGTTCTACATGAAGAAGATCCAGAGAAAGAAGGGCAAGGGAGCTGGAGCTGCCTAA